One Solea senegalensis isolate Sse05_10M linkage group LG21, IFAPA_SoseM_1, whole genome shotgun sequence DNA segment encodes these proteins:
- the ptpn11a gene encoding tyrosine-protein phosphatase non-receptor type 11, which translates to MTSRRWFHPNITGVEAENLLLTRGVDGSFLARPSKSNPGDFTLSVRRNGAVTHIKIQNTGDYYDLYGGEKFATLAELVQYYMEHHGQLKEKNGDVIELKYPLNCADPTSERWFHGHLSGREAEKLLTEKGKNGSFLVRESQSHPGDFVLSVRTGDDKTDSSDSKPKVTHVMIRCQHDLKYDVGGGEKFDSLTDLVEHYKKNPMVETLGTVLQLKQPLNTTRINAAEIESRVRELSKLAEATDKVKQGFWEEFETLQQQECKLLYSRKEGQRAENKNKNRYKNILPFDHTRVVLNDGDMNEPGSDYINANIIMVVSAVMPELDPKSNSTKVKKSYIATQGCLQNTISDFWRMVFQENSRVIVMTTKEVERGKSKCVKYWPDVSALKEYGAMRVRNVRETAAHDYILRELKLSKVGQGNTERTVWQYHFRAWPDHGVPTDPGGVLDFLEEVNLKQESILDAGPIAVHCSAGIGRTGTFIVIDILIDVIREKGVDCDIDVPKTIQMVRSQRSGMVQTEAQYRFIYMAVQHYIETLQRRIEEEQKSKIKGREYTNIKYSMSDLTGGEQSPLPPCTPIPTPTCTEMREDSSRVYENVGLMQQQKSYR; encoded by the exons ACGAAATGGAGCCGTCACTCATATTAAGATCCAGAACACAGGAGACTACTACGACCTTTATGGTGGAGAGAAGTTTGCCACTCTGGCTGAACTGGTGCAGTATTATATGGAACATCATGGACAACTGAAGGAGAAAAATGGAGACGTCATTGAGCTCAAGTATCCACTCAACTGTGCGGATCCCACCTCAGAAAG ATGGTTCCACGGACACTTGTCGGGCAGAGAGGCCGAGAAGCTGCTGACAGAGAAAGGGAAGAATGGCAGCTTCCTGgtgagagagagtcagagtcatCCTGGAGACTTTGTCCTGTCTGTTCGTACAGGAGACGATAAGACGGACAGCAGTGACAGCAAACCCAAAGTAACTCATGTCATGATCCGCTGCCAG CATGACCTCAAGTACGATGTGGGTGGAGGCGAGAAGTTTGACTCCCTCACTGACTTGGTAGAGCACTACAAAAAGAACCCTATGGTGGAAACTCTGGGCACTGTGCTTCAGCTCAAACAG CCTCTCAACACGACTCGCATTAACGCAGCAGAGATTGAAAGTCGAGTTCGGGAGCTGAGCAAACTTGCAGAGGCCACAGATAAAGTCAAACAGGGCTTCTGGGAGGAATTTGAG ACCTTGCAGCAACAAGAGTGCAAGCTGCTCTACAGCCGCAAAGAGGGCCAGAGAGctgagaacaagaacaagaacagatACAAGAACATTCTGCCAT TCGACCACACGCGCGTGGTGCTGAATGATGGGGACATGAACGAGCCAGGCTCAGACTACATTAACGCCAATATCATCATGGTAGTATCTGCTGTCATG CCTGAGCTTGACCCAAAGTCTAACAGTACCAAGGTGAAGAAGAGCTACATTGCCACTCAGGGCTGCTTGCAAAACACCATCAGTGACTTCTGGAGGATGGTGTTTCAGGAAAACTCTCGAGTCATCGTCATGACCACcaaagaggtggagagaggaaAG AGTAAATGTGTGAAGTACTGGCCAGATGTGTCGGCGCTGAAGGAGTACGGTGCCATGCGTGTTCGCAATGTCAGAGAGACGGCAGCACACGACTACATCTTAAGAGAGCTCAAACTGTCTAAAGTTGGACAG ggaAACACAGAACGTACAGTTTGGCAGTATCACTTCAGGGCCTGGCCGGACCACGGCGTCCCCACTGATCCTGGTGGTGTACTCGACTTCTTGGAGGAAGTCAACCTGAAGCAGGAGAGCATACTGGACGCTGGGCCTATAGCGGTACACTGCAG TGCAGGGATCGGCCGGACGGGAACGTTTATAGTGATCGACATCCTGATAGATGTGATCAGAGAAAAAG GGGTGGACTGTGACATTGACGTGCCAAAGACCATCCAGATGGTTCGTTCCCAGCGCTCTGGGATGGTGCAGACTGAGGCGCAGTACAGGTTCATCTACATGGCTGTACAGCATTACATAGAAACACTGCAGAGACGCATAGAGGAGGAACAG AAAAGTAAGATTAAAGGGCGCGAGTACACAAACATCAAGTACTCCATGTCTGACCTGACTGGAGGAGAGCAGAGCCCTTTGCCTCCGTGCACTCCTATTCCTACTCCCACCTGCACAGA gatgAGGGAGGACAGCTCCAGAGTGTATGAGAACGTGGGCCTGATGCAGCAGCAAAAGAGCTACAGATGA